In the genome of Chiroxiphia lanceolata isolate bChiLan1 chromosome 5, bChiLan1.pri, whole genome shotgun sequence, the window TCAAGCCCTGTCTGTGCCTCTTTCCCTTGTCCATGGTCTGTTACACCCGTTCTCCAGCATTTAGCAGTTCCTGGTCTGCAGTTCCCCTACCTTTTGTTCACTCAGGCCCATCGCTGCTCCACCAAAGGATCTTTATCCTCTTTTCCAAGTTTTttagggaaaaggaaaagcaactaCAGCGGGATAGCTTTTGACCTTCTAGACTGAGGGAAACAGTGGCAGTAAGGTCTGTCTCCCTGAGCCTGTTCTGTAGGAATGAAGTAGGTGAGGAGGTCAGGAGGAAGACCCATGTCTGTGGCCCACAGAAGGAACAGGGAAAAGTCAATTACTCTGAGCCCTGAAATCCTTCTAGTACTTATTCCTTTGAACATTTAAGGATAGTGGTGGGAAACAGAGAGGGAAATCGTTCCCCTTCATCTGCAGACCCATTTTGCGTGCTCCATTCTAGGAGGTATACAAGACCAGCAGACGCccttcttaaaataattttcccttcAGGGAACAACAGAAAGTATGAGGACACTGAACGTTGAGGCATTTTTGTGAGTCTGGGTGCCCAATTTTCTGACCACAAAAACCTTGTGACACCAACTCTGTAttatatgcaaaaatattacTAGCAAAATGCTTTCTTCTGGTATTCTAAGCCCTGgcctttggtttttttccaaataaaacatttatgttcttaaaaatattacctCTGTCTATGAAGTGGGCTCCTAGAGCATCAGCAGAGCTACTGATGCTTGTTCTCTTCCCTTTTGGAGCaaaaaaaacagatggagaACAAGTATATGTTGAGAGTTGCTTAATCTTTGTGCCTTCTTATCTCATCTGTGTAGGAGGACACTAACTCTTGTCTCTTTCAGGGTCGGAGTTCATTTCTTACTGCAGCATTTAGTGTGGTGGGAAGCTGATTTAATCTCAACCTGCTAAAGCTGTGCAAGGCGAGCCAGACTCTTGGTGATCTGGAAGAGGTCACTGAAAAGTGAATGAAAGAGGTTGATATCTGcactggatttaaaaaaaaaaaaatcagagtaaaaGACTTCCTGTCAGTCTAAAGTAACTAGACACTTATCCATGCAAGTGTGTGAACCAAAGCATTTCGCAGCCCTTGTTCGAATTCAGTAGGCCAGAAAGTCAAATTGCTTTTCAAAGGCATGTCACATAGTTAAAGGACAAAGGTTCCTGTGCACTCGAGGTACAGGGCAGGCAGTGACCCATGGCTCTTCGTAGGAACGGTGACCGCAACACAAACTGCTTCAAGTCAGCAAACACAGCTAAATATTAATGACAGCAACTTTAGATATTGCTGTtcaagagaaaatacagaatgtgGAAAGTGGTAAAATTGGACAGTTGCTTAAAGCAAAGTACATTCCGTAATCCACATATGAAGAAACATGCTGAGGTGAAAATCTGTTATAAATCAGCTCAAAAATTGGTCTGATTAATTTTGGAAGAGAATATATAGATGTATGTGTCAATGTGGACAATGCGAAGTGTTTAAACATCAGGATCGCATTTTCCCAAATCATAagactgctttttaaaaaagccctaAACTAAATAAATGCTCGTGATTGTTATATTTTACTTCTAATGCTGCCCTCAGCTTCTGTTTTCTCACATTCTTCACAGTATTCCTTCAGACTGAGACTCCTATGTAACCTCCTGAATCGAGAAGCTGGAGCATAAAGTAAGAGCAAACAAACAGCTATTGTGAACTGCCATTGACAGCAATATGATTAGATACAAACATCAGTTACATCTTTATTAGCGTACAGTACAGAGTAATAAAGTGGAGCAAACCAATCAGACATCTTCCAAAGCCAAGAATAACAGGGAGTAGAAGTCACTCCAAGATTAACCAGAAACTCTATCAACAtattcaaacaggaaaaattcccattttctgATGCCATGAGAAAGCAAGCAGGAAGTGAACTGATAATATTCACGTACAGAAGTTACTTAAAACTCCAACTGATCTGTGTGCTGGGTTATTTGTAACTGAAAAGCCTGCTGAGGAGTGAGATTTAAAGAAAGCTATAGAACATGGACATTAGTGTCAGAAAGCTTCCAAAGACAGCTTAACTCTCGGAAAGAAAGACATTCTCAATCTGAAACGCAGCACCTGTGGATTTTGCCATCCAAACTTAGATTATTCAGGCTCTAAGATGGTGATTTATTTGGatgttttacatttaaatgaagACCATTTGACATTCATTCTGTCCCCAAAGCACTTCAAAGAGCTAACTGAACTGATTTTTGAGGAATTACAAAGtgatgaaattttaattttattcatcttgaatgaaattttaatttgagTAGAGGCTTTAAAACAGTATAATtaaatcctgatttttaaatttttttggttttgtatagACACAAGGTCTCCtaacattaaatttttaatagtaTGTACTGGTCTGGAAAAAGGTATTTGTAGTGTCTGCTCAACTGTTTTCAACAGTGACTCAGTAAAAGAAAGGGATAGTTAAATATACATATCATGACAGCATAAGGAGCATATCATCACTGAGAGAGTGATAAAGCCATAGAAGCTCCTGCAAAGAGAAATACATCATTTaatgtgctgtgctcagcataAAGCAGATTTGTCAAATACAGGTAGTTGACTTATTCTAAGGTCAGCAGAGGATATTTTACAGTTTATGACACATAGAAGAGACTACGTGATCCAAATGCCTAAATTCTACATATATACAGACGTAAAGTAACATATAATACACAGGCAAAGTCAGTTCCTATCAAGAGATGATTATACATTCCTAATATAAGTAAGTCAATAAAATTATCTTGTTTagcactgcagggaaaagaTGTGAGCATAATTCTCTATTGAAGCCAAAGAGCAAAGGAAGACTTTGCACCTCTGCCTGAAGGAACGTGACAGGTCTTGGTCGTACCAAAGTCACCTGGACAGAGACATGACAGATGCTACAATCACCATGTAGCAAGGCAAGGCCAAGCACAACTGCAGCCAGAACGCAGTTAGGAGAGACATTCATTGATCACGCCCTGGGAAAAGTTGCCAGATCCTGttaaaaggagctgaaaaagtGCAATGTATTAATAATATATACATGATTTCACAAAGTGTTAAAATACCCATAGCCTATGTTAGACCACGATCTTTGGTAACAGATCCAAACCTGGGGAATGAGTCACACCACAAAGTATGCATACATTTAACTTCTTGGTGAAACAACCAGCTCCAAGAGCCTGACCAGACTCTGAGGCAGGAGTCTGTGAATGCAGTTAAAGGAAgtgcctttccctccctcctcagcGAAGTGACCCCTAAGCGCTTATTAAACTTTATTCTGCAGGTAATTGCTGACTAAAATCACTGCAAGTCTGCTGGTCAAAGGAGGTACTGCCTGTATTACAATTCCTTCCTACTGAAGGTATTTAATAAGAAGGGAGTCAGATTTTCTGAGAGACTTATATAACTGAGAGCTTTATTAATTGGCacaacagaaatggaaatgaggTGGTACTGGTAATGGTTTACTTTTGAGGTAGAAAAGGGCACATATTTTCCATCAACAGAATAATAAATCAGTGCACCTTCTACCACACTAATTTGTTAAACATGTTTTGCAGTGTTGGTAGCAAAGATGTTTTTGCATCAGGTACTCGCATAAAGCAATTATGAGGTTGCACCGTTCTGACACAAAGCgtgtataaaaatgtattagCTAATCCTAATAAATTATACAAATGTAGTGTTTAATTGGTAGAATAAGCTATCTTGAATATACTGTGCAATATGTAACCATGATCAGCTTACAAAGAACCTGTAAATTGTACTTTAGGGGCTAAAAGAGAGCATTTGACTGAGGAGGTATTTTTGAAAGTGATTTCTCCATGGTGATATCACTGGCAGCTGTCATTTATCTCGCTCTGACCAAAATAAAGATAAACTGAGTATACAAGCAATAACAACTTTTCTGCTGACTAGAATACTCTCTATTGCTTTCTTCAATTTCACCGATAGGCTATTAACTCATGGTTTGTTCAGCTTCTCTGTTGCAAAACTACAATAACCTCTTTGTAACTTTGTAAACTTTCACAAAACTAGAAGGACAAACCTGTTAGGGAATAAGAGCTGAGCAAGCTCTATGTTCCACCagctacaaaaagaaaacaagaaaatggaGGAGCACTCTGCTTTACATACCCAGTGACTGGCCCTccaaatcaattaaaaaaaaaaaaaaaggctcagattactgtaaaaggaaaattaagagtGAAAAGTGACAAGCAATTAATGTTCTCCAGTTTTGAAGCCAGGAATAAACACCAAGTAAGTCCTGTCTAGAAAAGTGTGTCAGCACCATCAGCAGAAACTGACACAGGATGCCGGGACCCATCCAGGGAGGGATTCAGAAGAGAATGTACAATAAAAGACAGGCATGGAGGTGACATCTGCAGGGGCTGGATACCAATTTCCAGAGAATGACTGCCTTTTAATAAACTGAGGTTTAACTGTTATCAGTGCCCGTTAGAAATCATTACTATGAGAAACAATGAGAGCCATTTGTATCACTTTCTCCCTGCAGGACCTGTCTGAGGGAGAACAAACCTCTCTCCTCCAATGTCAGCTTGTTACTGCCAGCACTGGCTATAATTGAATAAGCTTTATTCAAATGATAGCTAAATTTAGCAGACATTAGCATCAAGTCTCTAGAGGggtgaaaactggaaaaggaagcaTTAAACAAATAGACTAAAGTAACCCTGAATAGTAGATGCAATTTATGGCAGAGCAAGCCTTTCTACCTGATGAGTCTAGCACAAAGTTAAACCTGGATTTTGAGACCTCACTGAGAAAAAACATGGCACCGTTCCCTTTCTTCCTGGCCTTTTATTATCCCTGTGGTGGCGGTTGCCTCTTGTATTGTCCACAAAATAGGATTTGTTACCTGGTGTGCAACAAGCACATTTCAGAGTTACACAAGCCTGGGTGCTTGATGGTATTCCACAGATCAAGCACACCCACTGGACTATCCACACCATTATTTATACACAGATGTTCAGAGTTAGTAACTTTACACGTACAAACCCTCTGCTGTCAGTAATTTCCATATAAGTTACACAAGCCCAGCTAACTTTTACGCATGCTTGAGGGAAGGGCTTTCACTTGGGCAGGGGTCTTTTTGACCTCTAGGCAAGACTTTTAGTATTACAGTGAACATACTTGAGTTGTACTTGAGCATTTTGCCGAGTTAGCAATGTATACATAGACATACCTCATCCTTGAAGCTTGTTAGTTCCAGGATGTCCTCGAGTAAGGGATGCCAATTGCTATCTGTTCTAATGACATACAACAACATTGTGATTTACTACTCCTTAAAGGTTGTTAATTCCAGGACATTCTTGATTAAGGGATGCCCACTGCCACCTCTTCCACTGATTAGGTCTCTTTTCTTGTTGATTAGGCTTGAAAGTATACAAAGATCTTACATCGAAGAACATCCTGACTTGAGATAATCTTGGCATACtcacagaatcgcagaatcgttagggttggaagggacctctggagatcgtttagtccaacccccctgccaaggcagggtcacctcgaacaggtgacacaggaacgtGGCCAGGTGGATTTGGAATGTCTCCACGgcctccccaggcagcctcttccactgctctgccaccctcaaagtaaagaaattctccctcatgttgaggtgaaagTTCTTGTGCTTTAGCTTATGGCCATTGCTCATCGTCTTGTCGCTGGGCACCACCGAAAGGAGTCTGGtaccatcctcttggcacctgtTTTTGCCAAGTTAGCAGTGTGGTACTTAGACATCCATCAACACCGGGATTTACTGCAACCCTAGAGCTTGTTCTGCCCCTCCGGGCCGGAGCGGGGCGCTGTGGGGCCGGGAGGCGGCGGAGCGCTGTGAGGGCCGGGCGGAAGCGCGGCCGAGACGCGGCCATGTCGGCGGCGCTGCTGCGGcgggggctggagctgctggagccgcCGGGTGAGCCCGCGGGGACCGGGGGCTGTGCGGGCGGGGAGCGGGTGGTTCCCGGCTGGAGTAACTCCGTCCCTATTCCCGcttcagggcagggaaaggtgcCTCCGGGAGCCCAGCGGGGCCGGGATGGCCCCAGGGTCGCGGGCGCTGCGAGGCGGAGGAAGAGGGCGCCGGAGCCCGGCAGGAACAAGGCCACGGTCAAGGGGAGAGTCGTGAAGTCGGCAATAGGTGAGTCCCGGCCTCTCCACAGCCCTCGCACCGGCTCCCCTTGTGATGTCCCGCAGCCACCCTGCCGGTCGCTGtatcccatcccttcccatcctCCCGGATGCCCTTTTGGTGTCATTTGAACACAGCCTGATTTGAGGGCGCACCCCTATCCCCGAGTTGTAGCGGTGTCTTTATCCCGGCGCCTCGCTGATCCGCCTATGTGTCTCTTTGTGAGCTGCCTGGATGAGCAGCTCATGTGTTTTGTCCCGCTCTGCCTTGTCCCAGAGGAGTATCATAAGAAGAAGCCTGTGAATCACTTGAGAGAAAACCTGCAGTACATGTTGAAGGGACGACTTGTTGCAGATAAAGCCATCACAGAAAAAGTAAGACCAACTTCTGTTTGGGGATCTGTTTCCACTAAGGAACACACGTGAATGGGAGTCAAGTTAAGTTTCTGTTTACAAGTTGCCTTGAGGAATTTCTGTGTGCACTGGAAAAATAACTTAGTAAGCTTTAAACTCTTGTTGATATGTTGTCCcctgttttgttctctgatACTAGTTAAGATCATAGAATAACAGAGTGATTTGGGTTGTAAGGGgccttaaaggtcatccagttccaactgCACCACCACGAACAGGGATGCCACCCGCTAGATTAGGTTCCTCAAATGTACTGACAACTGTTGGCTTTTCTTGATTACCAAAGATTTCACAGCTTCATGTGGCAAAGAAGCCGTGGTTCAGACCTTCTCCTTACTGTCAATCAGACTGGCCCGCTCTGTAGCTGGAGGCTGTTTGATGAGGAACCAGGtgtgctgctggctcatgtAAAAGGAATTTCGTAGCATCTTGAATGGTGTTTCTCATAACTTGAGAATTTTTGGGAAAGCCAGTGGTCTTTCCCAAAAGGTAGTCCCATGCCAGGATTTGAAGAGGAGGATAGCTGACACTGCTAGTGTTGGGCTATTTTTATGAGATACAGGCTGTTAACTTACATAAACAAATCAAGTGGTTTAGGCCAGTGTTTCTAAAGCTGGAGATTGTGAAAGGAGGTGATGATGTATTAGAAAATGCTGAGGGAATTCCACCACCTTGTTCAATTTTCCAGTTCTCTCATGGAGAGAGATGATAAAAGAAAGTCATAGTTTCAGAAAGATCTGAATTGAAATCAGTGTTTCTATCTCTGTGACTGTTACTACAGAGAGAAGTTTTCATATTTGACTCCAAATACCAAATTGGTATGTACTGTTGTCCCAGTGACCTGCTTTGGTTAA includes:
- the RPS19BP1 gene encoding active regulator of SIRT1, whose product is MSAALLRRGLELLEPPGQGKVPPGAQRGRDGPRVAGAARRRKRAPEPGRNKATVKGRVVKSAIEEYHKKKPVNHLRENLQYMLKGRLVADKAITEKVLAQNRGRKSKDQPPEKVEKKKPESTVFTEEDFRKFEREYFGIP